The genomic window CAACCTGAATTACCCGCCGATACTTATCAATTTACCTCGGTTGAACTCAAACAACTTGCCTTTCGGCTTGACGGCTTATTTTTGCCACCTCCTAATCAGCCAAATCTACCAATGTATTTTGTTGAAGTACAGTTTCAAAAAGATCAGGGGTTTTACTACCGCCTGTTCTCTTGAAAACCTTTTGGGAGGCTGCTGCCTCCCCAAAAGTTTCCGCTTGCAGAAATTTTCCTGTATATTTATCAGTACAAACCTACAAATAACTGGCGTGCAGTAGTCGTTTATCCCCGGCGGAGTGTCGAATCAGAACAGCCGATACAATATCAATTGCTCCTAAATAGTAACCAGGTACAAATTATCTATTTAGATGAGCTAGGGAAATTTGCTGAAGACTCTTTAGGGGTGGGAATTGTGCATTTAGTAGTAGAAAGCCAGCAAAAAGCTACTGAACGAGCAAAACAACTAATCGATCGCATCAGACAACAAGTAACAGATCCGCAAATTCGGCAGCAAATTATAGAATTTATTGAGACGATAGTAATATACAAATTTCCGCTTCTCAGCCGTCAGGAGGTAGAAGTCATGTTAGGTCTAGATTTGATTAGAAATACCAGAGTTTATCAAGAAGCTTTTGCAGAAGGAGAACAACAGGGTAGGTTAGCAGGCGAACAACAGGCTAAGTTAGCCGCAGTAAAGCGATTATTAGAGTTGGGTTTGACTTTAGAGCAGATAGCACAGGTAATGGAGTTAGATATTGAAGTTGTTACACAAGCAGCACAGCAATTGTAAGTTTTGGCGATCGCCTGTTATTTGAGGGCTATTGTGCGATCGCGCATTCTTTGACTAACTGCTAAAAAAATTTATCTTAATTCGTTTAATTCGACTGTTGCGTTTATCTCGTTGATATATTGCAGTGGAATTACAAGAACTGGCACAGCTTAATTTTGCGGAAGTAAAATTAGGCTTTCCTCAGTCATGGGAGAAACCTTAATGACAAGTACCACACTTAACCGAAATTCATTCCTACAGAGTTTGAAGCCCAGCTTGCTCAAGAGAGCCGCCGCATTTTTGCTGCTCATGTTCCTCACCAGGGTTCTACTATTGAGCTTAAAGTTGCCTATGACGACAATAATAGTGAAGAAAAAGTTGTTATTCCTGCGGCTGCTTTTCATCTGCTTGTAGATATTTTGTCTCAAATAGCTCAGGGAAACGCCGTCACGCTCATTCCCCTTCATGCAGAATTAACTACTCAAGAAGCCGCAGATATTCTCAACGTTTCGCGCCCTTTTCTTATAAAACTAATAGAGACAGGTGAAATTCCTTATCGAAAAGTAGGAAAACATCGCCGTATTTGTTTTGAAGACTTGATGAACTACAAACAAAAGATCGATAGCGATCGCCTGCAAGCCTTGGATGAGTTGGCATCTCAAGCTCAAGAGTTAAATATGGGTTACGAAGAAACTTAAGGCAATTTAGTATTCAGGACAAAGAGATCGCACGTTATTTGACGAACTAAAACAAATTTGATATTAAATATTTCAAATCTATATAATAATTTTGGTGAGAGGGCATCTCGCTGTTGATGTCGTGGGCGAGATGCTTTGACGAGACCTAGGAGTCGATGGTGAGGAAAGAAAATAGGAAATTACTTCCTCAGCTTCTCCCCGTTTAAGGGCTGTGGCAAAATGATACAGTCCGCGAAACACCATCTCCAGAGAAATCTTCTCCAAAGGTTGTTGCAAAGCGACGGACACTTGAGCGCAGAGGTCATTAAGGACGGCGTATAAGATCCAAGTAGCATAGATTTGAATTTGCACGCCATTAGAATCGCCCACCCACAAATAAGCAAAGCCCAAGAGTCGTTTAGTTAAGGCAAAAGCATCTTCCACTCGCCAGCACCGCCGATAGAGGTCGCACACTTGCTGGGCAGACAATTGTTGAGGATCTAGCACATTAGTTAAGTAGCGATACCAAGTAGTCCCCCACAACACAGACACCAACCGCACAGGATAGTCGCACGCAGGAGAACGATACTTACCCAAGAGAATAATTTCATCTCTGTAGTGAGTCCCACTAGAGAGCAATCGCAAAGCTTGATCAGAGGTTTTCTCTCGCTGCCTGGTGACGAAAAACTTCTGCTGTTGAGTAAAGGCATCAAACCAGGCAAACTTGAAAAAGCCTAAATCAAAGTAAGCCACCGACGGGTAGACGAGCGAGCAAGACATCGAACCATTGCTGATCATTGGCCCTAGCCTCCGAAGTGTACCAACGGGCGACGGGGCGATGGGTAAACACTTCAACCACTACCATCATCATCCGCCCGGCCAGTAACGTTCCTTGGTCTTGCAGGAGTTTCAAAGAACGACGTAGCTCTTCCAGCGTTGACCCATCGGCGACCCAGATAGCAGCAAATTTTCCCCTCAGTGCTTCCTCGCCGGAACCCGTTGGCGGTGGCACTGCTCGCTGCTGAAGTTGCACCAACACTTGCTCGAATAGCGCCTCGGATAATCTGGCTGGTAGGTTCATCAACCGTTGGGATATCGCTTGCTTGCTTACCCCTAATGGTTCTACCCACCGCAGACCCTCTTGAGCTAGGACGCTCACCATTTTGCTCAAGCCGGGTAGTTTTCGGTACACTAAACTTAGCACTACTGCCAACATTACTGGTAGCGTTAGCAGACGATCTCGACGCAATTTTTCTGGGATTTGATGATAGCTGCTAATCGGTTTGAACTGCGACGGTTGCCATAACTTCCTTAACTCGGTTTCGATAGTTTCTATCGGCGGTCCTGGCATCAATGCTTGATGTCGCAAGTCGGGATTGGCATCTTTAAAGGGGCGACTTCTAGCCATTACAGATTGACTTCTTTGGCACAGCTTTCTCTACCTTAGCTGTCATCGCCACCCTTAAGTTGACACCAATGAATGCTTTGCGCCCCTACAAGTTCACAATTGATTTAGAAAAATATTCGAGGTAAGCGGCGAGTAAAACCACACAAAATTTCCCAGGAAATTGTATTTAGCTGCTTTGCCCAATCATCGGCGGAAATGTTTTCGCTACCATCAATTCCCAGTAGTGTTACTATTTCTCCTGGCTGCAAATTGGGAATAGCACTAACATCTAGCATCAATTGATCCATTGTAATTGCCCCGATTTGGGGTATTTTTTTGCCGCGAATTATTACCATCATTTGATTAGACAAATTACGCGGGACTCCATCGGCGTAACCAATTCCTACAACGGCAATTAAAGTAGTGCGATCGCTAATAAATTTGTAACCATAACTTACACCAGTTTGAGGCTCAATAGTTTTTACTTGCGTTACTCTAGCTTTGACTTGCAGCACTGGCTTAAGGTTAACGGCGGTTTGCAGTTGGGTTGCAGGATAAAGACCATAAACCGCTAAACCCACCCGTACCAAGTCATAATGCAATGATGAATCAGTTAAAGTCGCCGCCGAATTGGCTAAATGCAAACAAGGTGGAGGTAAATTGATGGCAGCTAGTTGAGCAATTGCTGTTTCAAAGCGTTGTTGCTGCAAGTTCATGACTGTGCGATCGCAACTTTCCGCCGTTGCTAAATGAGAATAAATACTAGCAATTTGAAGATTCGGCAAATCATGCACCAACTCCACAAATTCGACGGCTTGCTGCCAAGATAATCCCAAGCGCGACATTCCGGTATCTAATTTAATATGTACGGGCAAAATCTCCTTTAAAGTCTGAGAATATAATTTAGCCGCTTCCAGGCTGCCTAACGTTGGTTGCAGTTTCCAGTAAGACACCGCCTCAATTTGCTCGACAGTGTAAGTTGCTCCTAAAATCAAAATTGGGGCTTTGATCCCACTAGAGCGCAATTCTATACCTTCGGGGACTGTCGCCACACCCAACCACTCCGCGCCCGCTTCTATAACCGTCTTTGCTACAGTAACCGCCCCATGACCGTAAGCATCAGCTTTAACTACCGCCATCAGCGCAGTTTGGGGCGCTAATAAACTTTTTAATTCCTTAATATTATGTTTTATGGCACTTAAATCAATCTCTACCCAAGCCCGTTGGCGATCGCCAAGCCCAAGATCGCAGTCAATAGAGGTATTTTTTTGGACTTGTGGTTGTCCCATTACTCACACCCAATAAAATCTTTAGCTTTAACTAATAGCAAAAAAGAGCCGCAATTTAAGAGTTTTTCTAGAGCGATTGACAAAAAGAGCGATCTTTTATCCATATTTAGCCTAGTTGTGTTACCATTTGTAAAAAATGTCGGCGATTTGATGTTAATCGATGGCAAAGGTTTTAGTTCTCAACGCCTCTTACGAACCGCTCAACATTACAAGTTGGCGACGTGCGGCTGTTTTGTTAATTAAAGGCAAAGCAGAGCAAGTAGAACATAACGGTAAGTTTATTTATACGGGCTTCCCTTTGCCCACCGTTATCCGCCTACGCCATTTCGTGCGCGTACCCTACAAAGAAATTCCTCT from Synechocystis sp. PCC 7509 includes these protein-coding regions:
- a CDS encoding helix-turn-helix domain-containing protein, which gives rise to MSQIAQGNAVTLIPLHAELTTQEAADILNVSRPFLIKLIETGEIPYRKVGKHRRICFEDLMNYKQKIDSDRLQALDELASQAQELNMGYEET
- the alr gene encoding alanine racemase, which produces MGQPQVQKNTSIDCDLGLGDRQRAWVEIDLSAIKHNIKELKSLLAPQTALMAVVKADAYGHGAVTVAKTVIEAGAEWLGVATVPEGIELRSSGIKAPILILGATYTVEQIEAVSYWKLQPTLGSLEAAKLYSQTLKEILPVHIKLDTGMSRLGLSWQQAVEFVELVHDLPNLQIASIYSHLATAESCDRTVMNLQQQRFETAIAQLAAINLPPPCLHLANSAATLTDSSLHYDLVRVGLAVYGLYPATQLQTAVNLKPVLQVKARVTQVKTIEPQTGVSYGYKFISDRTTLIAVVGIGYADGVPRNLSNQMMVIIRGKKIPQIGAITMDQLMLDVSAIPNLQPGEIVTLLGIDGSENISADDWAKQLNTISWEILCGFTRRLPRIFF